ATCCAGTACGTTAACGGCATTGTCGATTTCCAGTCCGAGCACTGTATCGGCTGTGGTTACTGTATTGCGGGTTGTCCATTTGACGTGCCACGCATGAACAAGGAAGACAACCGGGTATACAAATGTACCCTGTGCGTTGACCGCGTTGACGTCGGCCAGGAACCTGCCTGCGTGAAGACCTGCCCCACCGGTGCAATTCACTTTGGAACCAAAGAGGCGATGAAAAGCATCGCGGCGGAACGTGTGGATGAACTGAACACCCGAGGCTACCAGAACGCCGGCTTGTACGACCCGGCCGGCGTGGGTGGCACGCATGTGATGTACGTGTTGCACCATGCCGATAAACCACAGTTGTACCATGGTTTGCCGGATAACCCATCGATCAGCCGGGCGGTGACCTTCTGGAAAGGCGTGTGGAAACCGCTGGCGGCCATCGGCTTTGCTGCCACTTTCGCAGCCAGTGTCTTCCACTATATCGGGGTGGGGCCAAACCGCGTTGACGATGAGGATAACCACCCACCACAGGATGAGGAAACACACTAATGAGCAAGGAACAACGAATTCAACGTTATACTGCGCCGGAGCGGATTAACCACTGGATTGTGGCATTCTGCTTTGTTTTTGCCGCCATCAGCGGACTTGGGTTCTTCTTCCCGTCCTTTAACTGGCTGATGAATATCTTCGGTACCCCGCAGTTGGCGCGCATTCTACACCCCTTTGTTGGGGTGCTGATGTTCGCCGCCTTCATGCTGATGTTTCTGCGTTACTGGAAGGAGAACCTATTTAACCGCGAGGATTGGGTATGGGCGAAGAACATCCTCAAGATCATCACCAATCATGAAGTCGGGGATACCGGGCGCTATAATCTCGGTCAGAAATGCGTATTCTGGGCGGCGATCATCAGTCTGCTGCTGCTACTGGTCAGTGGTGTAGTGATTTGGCGACCCTATTTTGCGCCCGTCTTCCCGATACCGCTGATCCGTATTGCACTGCTGGTGCATTCGCTGGCAGCGGTGGGGTTGATCATCGTGATTATGGTGCACATTTACGCGGCACTGTGGATAAAAGGCACCATTACCGCGATGGTCGAAGGCTGGGTGCCAGCGGCCTGGGCCAAACTACACCATCCACGTTGGTATCGTGAGGTTCGCGAGAAACAACAGGAAAACAAGCCCTGATGAGCATTCGTATCTTTCCCAAAGAGCTGTTAGAGGCAAAGCGCGAGAAACCCACAACGCTGGAGAGCATCCCACCGTTACTCTTCGCTAATCTGAAAAGCCTTTACCGTCGTCGCGCCGAACGCCTGCGCCAACTGGCGCTCAACAACCCCCTGGGCGACTACCTGAACTTTGCCGCCCAACTGGCCGAAGCGCAGCATCACGCGCTGCACGACTACCCTTTGACGCTGGATCTGAGTGAAGTGCTAGAACAGGGAGCCACCAGCGGCAAACCGCCGCTCGATGTGAGCGTTTATCCGCGCAGCGAACATTGGCACCTACTGCTCACCTCATTAATCGCCGAACTGCGCTCGCAGGTGCCAGAGCATATTCTGGCAGTGCTGGATAACCTGGAAAAGGCCTCGGTTCATGAGTGGGATCTGATGGCTGATACCTTGCTCAACGGCGAGTTCAGCCGAGTTGGCAGTGAGAAAGCCCCGTTCATCTGGGCTGCGCTATCGCTCTACTGGACGCAGATGGCCAGCCTGCTCCCCGGCAAGG
The sequence above is drawn from the Serratia symbiotica genome and encodes:
- the fdhE gene encoding formate dehydrogenase accessory protein FdhE, with the protein product MSIRIFPKELLEAKREKPTTLESIPPLLFANLKSLYRRRAERLRQLALNNPLGDYLNFAAQLAEAQHHALHDYPLTLDLSEVLEQGATSGKPPLDVSVYPRSEHWHLLLTSLIAELRSQVPEHILAVLDNLEKASVHEWDLMADTLLNGEFSRVGSEKAPFIWAALSLYWTQMASLLPGKARAEYGENRQFCPVCGSIPVASMVHIGTINGLRYLHCNLCESEWHLVRVKCSNCEQTRDLNYWSLDSEQAAVKAESCGDCGTYLKILYQEKDPQVEAVADDLASLVLDARMEEEGFSRSSINPFLFPAE
- the fdoI gene encoding formate dehydrogenase cytochrome b556 subunit — translated: MSKEQRIQRYTAPERINHWIVAFCFVFAAISGLGFFFPSFNWLMNIFGTPQLARILHPFVGVLMFAAFMLMFLRYWKENLFNREDWVWAKNILKIITNHEVGDTGRYNLGQKCVFWAAIISLLLLLVSGVVIWRPYFAPVFPIPLIRIALLVHSLAAVGLIIVIMVHIYAALWIKGTITAMVEGWVPAAWAKLHHPRWYREVREKQQENKP
- the fdxH gene encoding formate dehydrogenase subunit beta, with the translated sequence MSMQSQDIIRRSATNSLTPAPRARDHQEEVAKLIDVTTCIGCKACQVACSEWNDIRDDVGINHGVYDNPMDLSAKSWTVMRFSEVEENGKLEWLIRKDGCMHCADPGCLKACPSEGAIIQYVNGIVDFQSEHCIGCGYCIAGCPFDVPRMNKEDNRVYKCTLCVDRVDVGQEPACVKTCPTGAIHFGTKEAMKSIAAERVDELNTRGYQNAGLYDPAGVGGTHVMYVLHHADKPQLYHGLPDNPSISRAVTFWKGVWKPLAAIGFAATFAASVFHYIGVGPNRVDDEDNHPPQDEETH